The Candidatus Nitrosymbiomonas proteolyticus genome has a segment encoding these proteins:
- a CDS encoding single-stranded DNA-binding protein produces MSGKAKAKSEPAGPKAIENRRSRHDYEFVETFEAGIALVGSEVKSLYLGRANLTDAYCKVENGELWLHEFDIEPYKFSTAYSPPRRRERKLLMHRKEIDTLERKVQEKGLALIPFKVYFKNGRAKVALALARGKRQYDKRKQIADREQRREVERLQGRRK; encoded by the coding sequence ATGTCGGGCAAAGCCAAAGCCAAGAGCGAGCCTGCCGGGCCCAAGGCGATCGAGAATCGCCGGAGCCGCCACGACTACGAGTTCGTCGAGACCTTCGAAGCTGGGATCGCGCTGGTCGGTTCGGAGGTCAAGAGCCTCTATCTGGGCAGGGCCAACCTCACCGACGCTTATTGCAAGGTGGAGAACGGCGAACTATGGCTCCATGAGTTCGACATCGAGCCCTACAAGTTCTCGACGGCGTATTCGCCCCCCCGCAGGCGGGAAAGAAAGCTCCTCATGCACCGCAAGGAGATCGATACGTTGGAGCGCAAAGTGCAAGAAAAGGGCCTCGCGCTCATCCCTTTCAAAGTTTATTTCAAGAACGGGCGCGCCAAGGTGGCTCTTGCTCTTGCACGAGGGAAAAGGCAATACGATAAGCGCAAGCAAATCGCGGACCGCGAACAGCGCCGCGAGGTCGAGCGGCTTCAAGGTCGAAGAAAGTAG
- a CDS encoding adenine phosphoribosyltransferase — protein MPELLAASLIRNVPDFPHRGIQFKDIHPVLQSPAAFAEVVGMLADDARQQEADVIVGIESRGFVFGAPIALELGLPFSMARKLGKLPYDRISEEYALEYATNTVEMHIDAVNPGQRVYIVDDLLATGGTAAAAARLVERLQGKVAGFGFMVELTFLSGRQNLLEYPVYTLLEY, from the coding sequence ATGCCCGAGCTTCTTGCAGCTTCGCTGATTCGCAACGTACCGGACTTCCCTCACCGAGGGATTCAGTTCAAGGACATCCACCCCGTCCTTCAGAGTCCTGCGGCCTTCGCTGAAGTCGTGGGAATGCTCGCTGACGACGCCCGGCAGCAGGAAGCCGATGTGATCGTGGGGATCGAAAGCCGTGGGTTCGTGTTCGGCGCGCCGATCGCCCTGGAATTGGGCCTGCCGTTTTCGATGGCTCGGAAGCTCGGCAAACTTCCCTACGACCGAATTTCCGAAGAGTACGCTCTCGAATACGCCACCAACACCGTGGAGATGCATATCGACGCCGTCAACCCGGGCCAACGCGTGTACATCGTAGACGACCTCCTCGCAACGGGCGGCACTGCGGCGGCGGCGGCGCGCCTGGTCGAGAGACTCCAAGGCAAGGTCGCGGGGTTCGGATTCATGGTCGAGCTCACTTTTCTTTCGGGACGGCAGAACCTCCTCGAATATCCGGTGTACACTTTGCTCGAGTATTGA
- a CDS encoding peptidylprolyl isomerase, producing MRATLCAFFVVPALAFVVGCGSSASPSASGDASQPDTKGLKELETSDLKVGTGQLAEEGDRVYITYTGRLMDGTVFESNDKPEAMPFTFDLGLRDQVIEGWRLGIMGMKVGGVRKLRIPSRLAYGDMELGPIPANSDLEFEVRLDEIVKKGEERVFDQQDLVAGSGREAKKGDHVTVEYICTLANGKLVDSTYKKKQPVSFTLGVGQALKGVDAGMIGMKVGGKRRLRLPPETAFGRSGTGFIPGESLLFFEIELKSIE from the coding sequence ATGCGCGCCACCCTTTGCGCCTTTTTTGTCGTGCCTGCCCTCGCGTTCGTCGTGGGATGCGGGAGTTCAGCTTCGCCGAGCGCCTCGGGCGACGCCTCCCAACCCGATACGAAGGGTCTCAAGGAGTTGGAAACGTCCGACCTCAAGGTAGGAACCGGGCAACTCGCCGAAGAGGGCGACCGCGTCTATATCACCTACACGGGCAGGCTGATGGACGGTACCGTGTTTGAATCGAACGACAAGCCCGAAGCGATGCCGTTCACGTTTGACCTTGGCTTGCGGGATCAGGTCATCGAAGGCTGGAGGCTCGGCATCATGGGGATGAAGGTGGGGGGAGTTCGCAAGCTGAGGATCCCGTCCCGCCTTGCCTACGGCGACATGGAACTCGGGCCCATCCCCGCAAACAGCGACCTCGAGTTCGAGGTGCGGCTCGACGAGATCGTGAAAAAGGGCGAGGAGCGAGTTTTCGACCAGCAAGACCTCGTCGCGGGATCGGGTCGCGAGGCCAAGAAAGGCGATCACGTCACCGTCGAGTACATTTGCACCTTGGCCAACGGAAAGCTGGTCGATTCGACTTACAAGAAGAAGCAGCCGGTCAGCTTCACATTGGGCGTCGGGCAAGCGCTCAAGGGAGTGGACGCGGGAATGATCGGCATGAAGGTTGGCGGCAAGCGTCGCCTGCGACTTCCGCCAGAAACCGCCTTCGGAAGGAGCGGGACCGGTTTCATCCCCGGCGAAAGCCTGCTGTTCTTCGAAATCGAGCTCAAGTCCATCGAGTAG
- a CDS encoding RNA polymerase, sigma-24 subunit, RpoE yields the protein MAMRRSPQLDPSAELALVERCRSNDAEAFAQIIDRYQGRLFGFVKRMVADPEDAADLTQEAFIRAYQAIGRFDGRSSVRTWLFRIAHNLCIDRARRNERRLAETRLDAAFDDAEELQVSDERWDPERWVIEEELRQVIESAISTMSAKLKSVLLLHDKEDMSYEEISAALEIPVGTVKSRLFLARLHVQKAVSPYIDGGAT from the coding sequence ATGGCCATGAGACGCAGTCCGCAGCTCGACCCTTCTGCGGAGCTTGCGCTTGTGGAGCGCTGCCGGTCCAATGACGCTGAAGCGTTCGCTCAGATCATTGACCGTTATCAAGGACGGCTGTTCGGGTTCGTCAAGCGGATGGTGGCCGACCCGGAAGACGCCGCCGACCTCACGCAAGAGGCCTTCATCCGAGCGTATCAAGCGATCGGCCGATTCGACGGCAGGTCGTCGGTGAGGACGTGGCTTTTCCGAATCGCGCACAACCTCTGCATCGACCGGGCGCGGAGAAACGAAAGGCGACTGGCGGAGACTCGGCTCGACGCGGCCTTCGACGATGCTGAGGAACTGCAAGTCAGCGACGAGCGGTGGGACCCTGAGCGCTGGGTGATTGAAGAAGAACTCCGTCAGGTCATTGAATCCGCGATCTCCACCATGAGCGCAAAACTCAAATCGGTTCTGTTGCTCCACGATAAGGAAGATATGTCGTATGAGGAGATCTCGGCCGCCCTGGAAATACCGGTCGGAACCGTAAAGAGCCGCCTGTTCTTGGCTCGTTTGCACGTTCAAAAGGCCGTCAGCCCTTACATCGATGGGGGGGCAACTTAA
- a CDS encoding diaminopimelate epimerase: MIRFTKMHGIGNDFVVADAERCGPESGWPNLARAMCDRRFGVGSDGLLLISRATNADFQMRMLNPDGSESEMCGNGVRCVLRWLHREGWTQEPVVSLETGAGVLQLELASNGWVRVDMGPARLLRGEIGMSGDPQAKFVDEPLAHSSGLNGTAVSMGNPHLVVIVDDVQAVPLEVWGPELEAHSLFPNRVNVHFVQVLSPTTLRQRTWERGAGATLACGTGACAATVAAHVTGRADSAVTVELPGGNLKIEYAPSGHVFMAGPAEFVFEGGWLEPDER, translated from the coding sequence GTGATTCGATTCACTAAGATGCACGGCATCGGCAACGACTTCGTGGTTGCTGACGCCGAACGTTGCGGCCCCGAGTCTGGGTGGCCCAATCTTGCCCGCGCGATGTGCGACCGCAGGTTCGGCGTTGGCTCGGATGGCTTGCTTCTGATAAGCCGCGCCACGAACGCGGATTTTCAGATGCGGATGCTGAACCCCGACGGATCCGAAAGCGAAATGTGCGGCAATGGGGTCCGGTGCGTCCTGCGCTGGCTGCACCGCGAAGGATGGACCCAAGAGCCTGTCGTTTCATTGGAGACCGGCGCGGGAGTCCTGCAACTTGAACTTGCCTCCAACGGCTGGGTTCGGGTGGACATGGGGCCCGCGAGGCTCTTGCGCGGTGAAATCGGGATGTCGGGCGACCCCCAGGCTAAGTTCGTCGACGAGCCTCTCGCGCACTCGTCCGGCCTCAACGGAACCGCGGTTTCGATGGGCAACCCCCACCTGGTCGTGATCGTGGACGATGTCCAGGCGGTCCCGCTCGAGGTCTGGGGGCCCGAATTGGAGGCGCACTCACTCTTCCCGAACCGGGTCAACGTCCATTTCGTGCAGGTTCTCTCACCCACAACGCTACGTCAAAGAACCTGGGAAAGGGGCGCTGGAGCGACGCTCGCTTGCGGAACGGGAGCTTGCGCGGCGACAGTTGCGGCGCACGTCACTGGGCGCGCGGATTCTGCAGTAACCGTGGAACTTCCGGGCGGAAACCTGAAAATCGAGTATGCCCCTTCGGGACACGTATTCATGGCCGGACCCGCCGAGTTCGTGTTCGAGGGCGGATGGCTCGAGCCCGATGAGCGCTAG
- a CDS encoding RNA-binding protein Hfq, with the protein MAKSINLQDMFLNQVRKDGIGVTIYLTNSVQLRGHVRGFDAFTVLLDSPGKPTQLVYKHAVASIVPNKQIATYRPHGESEGPSSSEGE; encoded by the coding sequence ATGGCAAAATCGATCAACCTGCAGGATATGTTTCTGAACCAGGTGAGAAAAGACGGCATCGGAGTCACCATCTACCTCACCAACAGCGTTCAGCTTCGCGGCCACGTTCGTGGATTCGACGCATTCACGGTGCTCCTCGACTCACCGGGCAAGCCGACTCAGCTCGTTTACAAGCACGCGGTCGCAAGCATCGTTCCCAATAAGCAAATCGCCACCTATCGGCCTCATGGCGAGTCCGAAGGCCCGTCGAGTTCTGAAGGGGAGTGA
- a CDS encoding penicillin-binding protein 1A family, producing the protein MAVKAARRAASKERVSATAKRSPWKRRVKLAVSFLFIALTVSFLYFGFRFYRELEWAAGIVPNLDEEISKISTNPSVIVSADGKTLYRVQTEYRKPADFGDIPQIVRDATLAAEDHRFYDHSGVDWLGLARAAFVNAKEGRSAQGASTITMQLAKRLYTGTQRTFDRKLKDMALAVQIERYSTKDQILTTYLNQVYYGSGAYGVRAAADVYFGKSLDELSLGEAAMLARMVRRPSYDNPFDDLDRAIRNRNLVLQRMLEYGMIAQDQYEAASQEEVKLAPRRFGSGARTLAASYFTDWVLETLKKEFPDLDITKGGYRIETTLDLELQEYAEKQVAEVIEKFRKQKLTTGAFVLLNDSGQVLAMVGGADYDRNQFNVITHGVRQPGSSFKPFVYATALSSGVIDTHSRISNEPLSIEDPVKGRVTWPKNANGKYGGEVSVRTALASSINVPAARVCIDVGPQTVSNFARDVFGIRSPMAPVPSLALGSSGLSLMEMAEGYSVFMLKGDRLRPYGIVRIVGPEGEVVRSYSPKFQRGVLDRRVAEAMDGFLRAVITGGTGTRARTVENARGKTGTTSDHRDAWFCGYTNSLLGIGWVASEKRVNGRWEYDPMSRVFGGQVTIQIWEGVMKEAVKKYKAREDVLPGPSSIPASADPDPDPDEPPVDDAAGHGEDPLAAPPGNPPAGETAAPLPSTSERATDAVPSPIVPGQSESGPTGERNAIRLEICVDSGLIANRYCPETVRRRFDRGAEPRNVCPLHGPHP; encoded by the coding sequence GTGGCTGTCAAAGCAGCTCGCAGAGCCGCTTCGAAGGAACGGGTTAGCGCGACGGCTAAGCGCTCGCCGTGGAAACGCCGCGTTAAGCTCGCGGTTTCGTTCCTCTTTATCGCCCTAACCGTATCCTTCCTCTACTTCGGATTCCGGTTCTACCGGGAGTTGGAGTGGGCGGCGGGCATCGTTCCCAACCTCGACGAAGAGATCAGCAAGATTTCGACGAACCCGAGCGTGATCGTGAGCGCGGACGGAAAGACGCTGTATCGGGTTCAGACGGAGTACCGAAAACCCGCCGACTTCGGCGACATCCCTCAGATCGTCCGAGACGCCACCCTTGCGGCCGAGGACCACAGGTTCTATGACCACTCGGGGGTCGATTGGCTCGGGCTTGCGAGGGCCGCGTTCGTGAACGCGAAGGAGGGCCGAAGCGCCCAAGGCGCGAGCACGATCACGATGCAATTGGCCAAACGGCTGTACACCGGAACTCAGCGGACGTTTGATCGCAAGCTGAAGGATATGGCGCTTGCGGTTCAGATCGAAAGATACAGCACGAAGGACCAGATACTCACCACGTACCTGAACCAGGTCTATTACGGTTCTGGCGCGTATGGCGTCCGGGCGGCTGCGGATGTTTACTTCGGCAAGTCGCTTGACGAGTTGAGTTTGGGCGAAGCCGCGATGCTGGCTCGGATGGTCCGGAGGCCCAGTTACGACAACCCGTTCGACGACCTCGATCGGGCGATCCGGAACCGCAACCTCGTGTTGCAGAGGATGCTGGAGTACGGGATGATCGCGCAGGATCAGTATGAGGCCGCCTCCCAGGAGGAGGTCAAGCTGGCGCCGCGTAGGTTTGGCAGCGGGGCTCGAACCCTTGCTGCGTCGTACTTCACGGACTGGGTGCTGGAGACTCTCAAGAAGGAGTTCCCGGACCTCGATATCACGAAGGGCGGATACCGCATCGAGACCACGCTCGACCTCGAACTCCAAGAATATGCCGAGAAGCAGGTGGCTGAGGTCATCGAGAAGTTCCGCAAGCAGAAGCTCACGACCGGAGCGTTCGTCCTGCTCAACGATTCGGGCCAAGTCCTCGCTATGGTCGGGGGGGCGGACTACGACCGGAACCAGTTCAACGTCATCACGCACGGAGTTCGGCAACCCGGTTCTTCGTTCAAGCCGTTCGTCTACGCCACTGCCTTGTCGTCCGGAGTCATCGACACCCACTCCCGAATCTCCAATGAGCCGCTTTCGATCGAAGACCCTGTCAAGGGGAGGGTGACCTGGCCCAAAAATGCCAACGGCAAGTACGGCGGTGAGGTGAGCGTCCGAACGGCGCTGGCTTCTTCGATCAACGTTCCGGCCGCGCGGGTTTGCATCGACGTGGGACCGCAGACGGTGTCCAACTTCGCAAGGGATGTTTTCGGCATCCGATCCCCGATGGCGCCCGTACCCTCATTGGCGTTGGGTTCGAGTGGCCTCTCACTGATGGAGATGGCAGAGGGGTACAGCGTCTTCATGCTCAAGGGCGACCGGCTCCGTCCCTATGGGATCGTGCGAATCGTGGGCCCGGAGGGCGAGGTCGTCAGGTCGTATTCGCCGAAGTTCCAAAGGGGCGTGCTCGACCGCCGCGTCGCCGAAGCGATGGATGGGTTCTTGAGGGCGGTCATCACCGGCGGCACTGGCACCCGCGCGAGAACGGTGGAGAACGCTCGCGGAAAGACGGGCACGACGTCCGACCACAGGGACGCCTGGTTCTGCGGGTACACGAACAGCCTCCTTGGGATCGGCTGGGTTGCGAGTGAGAAGCGGGTCAACGGCCGTTGGGAATACGATCCGATGTCACGAGTTTTCGGCGGACAGGTTACGATCCAGATTTGGGAAGGCGTGATGAAGGAAGCCGTCAAGAAGTACAAGGCACGCGAAGATGTGCTCCCAGGACCTTCCAGCATCCCGGCATCGGCGGACCCCGATCCGGACCCTGACGAGCCTCCCGTCGACGATGCCGCCGGTCACGGAGAAGACCCACTTGCCGCTCCGCCCGGAAACCCTCCTGCGGGCGAGACTGCTGCCCCGCTTCCAAGTACCTCCGAGCGAGCCACCGACGCGGTGCCCTCGCCGATCGTTCCGGGCCAATCTGAATCCGGGCCGACCGGCGAACGAAACGCGATTCGCTTGGAAATCTGCGTCGATAGCGGCCTAATCGCCAATCGGTATTGCCCCGAAACGGTGCGCCGTCGGTTCGACCGAGGCGCCGAACCCCGCAACGTCTGCCCGCTTCACGGCCCCCACCCCTAG
- a CDS encoding tRNA (adenosine(37)-N6)-dimethylallyltransferase MiaA yields the protein MGVTASGKTEAAERLADRLGAVLVNADAFQVYRGLDIGTAKPEHRERYRLIDILDPSEPFGVGDWVLRATEELRALWSERRHVIVVGGTGQYVRALFEEFRELHSAPDPDLRRRLQARLREEGIESLATDLLRRAPEVASRIDLKNPVRVCRALERLEETSEPIQFEVPPFRKIKFEVWRSPEDRKERIRQRIAEMIARGWREEVESLLRAGVDESYPALRAIGYFPILRHLQGRTSWPETVAEIEADTLRYAKRQLTWLKAEPGLIPVSASEEVEGWLEQSMPYLTTV from the coding sequence ATGGGCGTGACCGCGTCGGGGAAAACCGAGGCCGCTGAGAGGCTCGCCGACCGCCTCGGCGCAGTTCTCGTCAACGCCGATGCGTTTCAGGTTTATAGGGGCCTCGACATCGGCACGGCCAAGCCCGAGCATCGCGAGCGATACCGGCTGATCGACATCCTCGACCCCAGCGAGCCGTTCGGCGTAGGCGATTGGGTGCTTCGTGCAACCGAAGAACTGCGCGCCCTCTGGAGCGAGCGGCGGCATGTCATCGTCGTCGGCGGCACCGGCCAGTACGTTCGGGCGCTTTTCGAGGAGTTTCGCGAGCTTCACAGCGCCCCCGACCCCGATCTTCGGAGGCGCCTTCAGGCGAGACTTCGGGAGGAAGGCATCGAATCTCTTGCAACCGATCTTCTCAGGAGAGCACCGGAGGTAGCTTCGCGGATCGACCTGAAGAACCCGGTCCGAGTCTGCCGCGCGCTCGAAAGGCTCGAAGAAACCTCCGAGCCGATCCAGTTCGAGGTCCCGCCGTTCCGAAAAATCAAATTCGAAGTGTGGCGAAGCCCCGAAGATCGAAAGGAGCGCATACGGCAAAGGATTGCGGAAATGATCGCAAGAGGCTGGCGAGAGGAAGTGGAGTCTCTATTGCGCGCAGGCGTCGATGAGTCCTACCCTGCCCTGCGGGCAATAGGATATTTTCCGATCCTGCGACACCTTCAAGGACGCACTTCGTGGCCCGAAACCGTGGCAGAAATTGAAGCAGATACGCTAAGGTACGCAAAGCGGCAGTTAACTTGGCTGAAAGCCGAGCCGGGCCTGATCCCCGTTTCCGCATCCGAGGAGGTGGAGGGTTGGCTGGAGCAAAGCATGCCGTACCTTACTACTGTGTGA
- a CDS encoding PilZ domain protein yields MQTGPLEPDVTTASLVCYIDGEPRCVDSEIVQFDPIVVRCPRASLHDVPQSGRIMAIIGEGYDPKRVDFHVNRVWTEDGATLIEGRNASWSTVDRRRFPRYELRIPLSLRVVSSEADGIKMKEWHGETIDISMGGAWLSGDVDVNKGTLVQTQIQLGGSEPLRVLSMVAWKEDDRSSFGITFLDFIGAGSYVLHQYLNTAA; encoded by the coding sequence ATGCAGACAGGCCCGCTTGAACCTGACGTTACCACCGCTTCGCTCGTTTGCTACATTGACGGCGAACCTCGCTGCGTGGATTCGGAGATCGTGCAGTTCGACCCGATCGTGGTGCGTTGCCCGAGAGCTTCGCTTCACGACGTTCCACAATCTGGCCGAATTATGGCGATTATTGGTGAAGGTTATGACCCCAAGAGGGTGGACTTTCATGTGAACCGGGTGTGGACGGAGGACGGCGCGACCTTGATCGAAGGGCGCAACGCCTCATGGTCCACGGTGGACCGCCGCCGATTCCCCCGTTACGAGCTTCGGATTCCGCTCTCCTTGAGAGTCGTTTCGAGCGAGGCCGACGGCATTAAGATGAAGGAATGGCACGGCGAAACCATCGATATCAGCATGGGCGGCGCGTGGCTTTCGGGGGATGTGGACGTCAACAAGGGCACTTTGGTGCAGACGCAAATCCAACTTGGCGGCTCAGAACCTCTACGCGTGCTCTCGATGGTGGCGTGGAAAGAGGACGATCGTTCCAGCTTCGGGATTACGTTCCTCGACTTCATTGGCGCGGGTAGCTACGTTTTGCACCAATACTTGAATACAGCCGCTTGA
- a CDS encoding peptidase M20: MINEERLIDLFLSLCNINSPALQEREIVDWVTGYLESQGLEVAEDDAGRRIGGNANNVISWLRGDPSLPKVFLSAHFDTVEPTAGLVIEEVEGVFRSASDTILGADDKGGMAPAIEALLSLKESGKPHGDVALLLSCAEEIGLKGAEALDIQSLGLDFGYVLDTGPPVGSFVTRTATHDKLDVKIVGKPAHAGKDPEHGINAIQVLSEAVHGMRLGRIGPETTANIGLIQGGTAVNVVCPFVTVRAEARSTDVKALEAQIDHMIRQFEEAAAAWGATVEIEHERHYEAYQIPEDSEVVAVAVEASKSLGFDPTLRVTLGGSDANVYNSKQTPCIVMATAMDKIHTHDEQISRQGLIDTARLALKVLEVAAERATRKKLEFV, encoded by the coding sequence ATGATCAACGAAGAGCGATTGATCGACCTGTTCTTGAGCCTCTGCAATATCAACTCGCCTGCGCTTCAGGAAAGGGAGATCGTCGACTGGGTGACGGGTTATCTTGAGAGTCAGGGGCTCGAGGTGGCTGAGGACGACGCCGGAAGGCGTATCGGCGGAAACGCAAACAACGTGATCTCTTGGCTACGAGGCGATCCTTCGCTGCCCAAGGTGTTTCTTTCGGCCCATTTCGACACGGTTGAGCCCACTGCTGGGCTGGTGATCGAAGAGGTGGAGGGGGTGTTTCGTAGCGCGAGCGACACCATTCTTGGGGCCGACGACAAGGGCGGAATGGCACCCGCGATCGAAGCTCTGCTTTCACTGAAGGAATCCGGGAAGCCGCATGGCGACGTGGCCTTGCTGCTTTCGTGCGCGGAGGAGATTGGGCTCAAGGGGGCCGAAGCCCTCGACATTCAGTCACTCGGGTTGGACTTCGGCTACGTTCTGGACACTGGCCCCCCCGTGGGCTCTTTCGTCACGCGGACCGCAACTCACGACAAGCTGGACGTCAAGATCGTCGGGAAACCCGCCCACGCAGGCAAGGACCCAGAGCATGGAATCAACGCCATTCAGGTGCTGTCCGAAGCCGTTCACGGAATGAGACTGGGGAGGATCGGACCGGAAACTACGGCCAACATCGGGCTGATTCAAGGAGGAACGGCCGTCAATGTGGTGTGTCCGTTCGTCACCGTCCGCGCCGAAGCCCGTTCGACCGACGTGAAGGCGCTGGAGGCGCAGATCGACCACATGATCCGTCAGTTCGAAGAGGCCGCCGCAGCTTGGGGAGCGACTGTAGAGATCGAGCACGAGCGCCACTACGAGGCCTATCAGATTCCCGAGGACTCCGAGGTGGTTGCGGTGGCCGTCGAGGCGAGCAAGTCGTTGGGATTCGATCCGACCCTCCGGGTGACTCTGGGAGGGAGCGACGCCAACGTGTACAACTCCAAACAAACGCCGTGCATCGTGATGGCGACGGCAATGGACAAGATTCACACTCACGACGAGCAGATTTCGCGGCAAGGTCTCATCGACACGGCCCGGCTTGCTTTGAAGGTCCTCGAAGTGGCTGCGGAGAGGGCGACGAGGAAGAAGCTTGAGTTCGTTTGA
- a CDS encoding penicillin-binding protein 2: protein MSVIHAPREQEVEWRHWALLAVVLVVLVTLFLKLWYLQVVRSDELASKAESYRTVSVSKLAPRGLVFDRNRKLLAGVEPRIILTAVPARVRSEPWVLDKVAAMLGVPVEGLKAKVDEALWRPFLPAPLYIGVPIDVATRIAESGEHLPGIGVETLPLRSVSDPVAYSHVIGYVWTPSGEDVERLEALGVGAPEYVGKTGIERIYELELMGKAGVERLEVDVHRRPLRVAGRDAPSPGSKLVLGIDDGLQALAAQLLEGKRGAAVALDPTTGEVLCLVSSPAYDSSLFASGISKADWSRLQSDPNVPLMNRAIAARYAPGSTFKIVTTLAAYRQGVFSESRTTFCPGFFKLGNQQYRCLGKHGAVSYRTAISKSCNTYFCDLAHRAGYEAMIQAALDLGLGQPTGIDLPSESRGLVPTRDWLQSFEPPRPWYPGNTVLLGIGQGEIAATPIQMATLLSLVANRGTSYKPHLVKAIESSTGDRKLVAVEPEVYHRVEADDRIWDALIGGLNEVMMSGTASYAGRIEGLNWAGKTGSAEHRRDELTHSWFVGFAPVESPRIAVAVVVEAAGHGSEVAAPIARQLVSHYLGFDRKPALDDANSPAASRASPASSGSPNSR from the coding sequence ATGTCCGTCATCCATGCCCCTCGCGAACAGGAAGTCGAATGGCGGCACTGGGCGTTGCTTGCGGTCGTGCTCGTGGTGCTCGTGACCCTGTTCTTGAAGCTGTGGTACCTGCAGGTCGTCCGGTCCGACGAACTAGCCTCCAAAGCTGAGTCGTATCGAACCGTCAGCGTCAGCAAGTTGGCGCCGAGGGGACTGGTGTTCGACCGCAACCGGAAGTTGCTTGCGGGAGTCGAACCGAGGATCATCTTGACCGCTGTGCCAGCGCGAGTAAGGAGCGAGCCCTGGGTACTCGATAAGGTCGCGGCGATGCTCGGCGTGCCCGTAGAGGGTCTCAAGGCGAAGGTGGACGAGGCGCTTTGGCGGCCGTTTCTCCCCGCGCCCCTTTACATCGGGGTTCCCATCGACGTCGCGACAAGGATCGCAGAGTCCGGAGAGCACCTTCCCGGAATCGGCGTCGAGACGCTGCCTTTGCGAAGCGTGTCCGATCCGGTCGCGTACTCCCACGTGATTGGATACGTGTGGACCCCGAGCGGTGAGGATGTCGAGAGGCTGGAAGCGTTGGGCGTGGGAGCCCCCGAATACGTGGGCAAGACCGGGATCGAACGAATCTATGAGCTTGAATTGATGGGGAAGGCGGGCGTCGAGAGGTTGGAAGTCGATGTCCACCGAAGGCCGTTGCGGGTTGCAGGGCGTGACGCCCCTTCGCCAGGTTCGAAGCTCGTGCTTGGGATCGACGACGGCCTGCAGGCGCTTGCCGCGCAACTCCTCGAAGGCAAGCGGGGAGCTGCGGTCGCTCTCGATCCCACCACGGGCGAGGTTCTGTGCTTGGTCAGCAGCCCCGCCTACGATTCGTCGCTGTTCGCAAGCGGAATCTCGAAGGCGGATTGGAGCCGACTGCAATCCGATCCGAACGTTCCTCTGATGAACCGGGCCATCGCCGCCCGATACGCGCCAGGATCGACCTTCAAGATCGTCACTACGCTCGCGGCCTACCGGCAGGGCGTTTTCAGCGAGAGCCGAACGACGTTTTGCCCTGGGTTCTTCAAGCTCGGAAATCAGCAATATCGGTGTCTGGGCAAGCACGGCGCGGTGTCGTATCGGACGGCGATCTCCAAGTCCTGCAATACCTACTTTTGCGACCTGGCGCATCGGGCTGGGTACGAAGCCATGATCCAAGCCGCCCTCGACCTGGGGCTGGGCCAACCTACCGGAATCGACTTACCTAGTGAATCCAGGGGGCTGGTGCCTACGCGCGATTGGCTGCAAAGCTTCGAGCCGCCTCGGCCGTGGTATCCCGGCAACACGGTTCTGCTCGGCATCGGCCAGGGAGAGATCGCGGCGACCCCCATTCAGATGGCGACCCTCCTTTCGCTCGTGGCCAACCGTGGGACGTCGTATAAGCCGCACCTCGTGAAGGCTATTGAGTCGTCGACCGGGGATCGGAAACTTGTCGCCGTCGAGCCGGAGGTATACCATCGAGTCGAAGCCGACGACAGGATTTGGGATGCGCTGATCGGGGGCCTGAACGAGGTGATGATGAGCGGAACGGCCTCGTACGCAGGGAGAATCGAGGGCCTCAACTGGGCAGGCAAGACCGGCAGCGCAGAGCACCGAAGAGACGAACTGACTCACAGTTGGTTTGTGGGCTTTGCACCTGTCGAGTCCCCTCGAATCGCGGTCGCCGTCGTCGTCGAAGCCGCGGGACACGGAAGCGAAGTCGCCGCGCCGATCGCGCGTCAGCTTGTGAGCCACTACTTGGGGTTCGACAGGAAGCCTGCCCTGGACGACGCGAATTCGCCAGCCGCCTCGAGGGCTTCCCCTGCTAGCTCCGGGTCGCCGAACTCTCGATAA